In candidate division KSB1 bacterium, the following are encoded in one genomic region:
- a CDS encoding TIGR03546 family protein — protein MVPLSLVSKVVKVLRSADSPAQVGWGFALGAIPGLTPFWALHNILVILLICILNVNISAAFLGWGLFSLFAYLLDPLFDLLGYQILVNIPSLQPLWTWLYNVPIAPLTRFNNTVVMGSLVVALVMLVPNYAWFRWFVKRFRESWGDKIGNWKVARALRGSSIVQLYLKIRDFGG, from the coding sequence TGCGTTCGGCAGACTCACCTGCTCAGGTGGGTTGGGGTTTTGCCCTGGGGGCCATCCCCGGGCTCACACCATTCTGGGCCCTGCACAACATCCTCGTGATTCTCCTCATCTGCATCCTCAACGTGAACATCAGCGCCGCTTTCTTAGGATGGGGGCTCTTCAGCCTGTTCGCCTATCTGCTCGACCCTCTCTTCGACCTGCTCGGGTACCAGATCTTGGTCAATATCCCATCGCTCCAACCCCTTTGGACGTGGCTGTACAATGTGCCCATTGCCCCGCTTACGCGTTTCAACAACACGGTGGTGATGGGGAGCTTGGTGGTGGCCTTGGTCATGCTCGTGCCGAACTATGCCTGGTTCCGCTGGTTCGTTAAACGCTTTCGTGAGTCGTGGGGAGACAAGATTGGCAATTGGAAGGTGGCGCGCGCCCTGCGGGGCAGCAGCATTGTCCAGCTCTACCTGAAGATTCGCGATTTCGGAGGATAG